From a single Osmerus mordax isolate fOsmMor3 chromosome 14, fOsmMor3.pri, whole genome shotgun sequence genomic region:
- the btr01 gene encoding E3 ubiquitin-protein ligase TRIM39 — protein sequence MSLSTSLLSEDQFTCSICLDVFTNPVSTPCGHSFCQVCICSYWDSNGNKACQCPLCKESFRKRPELHINRTLKEITEQFQRMAEAGLDVGGGLGGGGVEGGRGGGGVLGSDSRPPVPPRPGEMPVSVIAEMKNRFQRPATSRTPPPVSYPHPSTPQHTLPPPTSPGVALPSQRRFTLSGPADSTPDVPLCPAHLRGLDLFCRTDQTCVCATCVETEHQSHMILPAKREWQIKKSQLGITEVELRDLITERERKVEEIKTCLQDIQVCAERETQGTVHVFTSLVASVQRCQAELLQLVETARRAAHHHGQALLRELEQDISELKKKSSALTQLGQTDDCVLFLRVGARSLTLTRDWSDANVTSELSSGLVLRTVNQMVERFQEELRRLPEICGSVAPAGLQPPTDQAVSRHNPKVRKVQEYAADVTLDLATAHPRLLISEDRKQVRCSDQYQPVQDGPQRFNRVVCVLGQPGFSSGRHYWEVEVGGKTDWDVGVASSSINRKGKITVSPAHGYWFLSLRDRTDYAFRTEPSTALGLTTRPGKLGVFVDYEKGQVSFYDVEAKLLIYTYTDRFSDTIHPFFSPCTNKSGCNEAPLVICPISLPD from the exons ATGTCTCTGTCCACCAGTCTCCTGTCGGAGGACCAGTTCACCTGCTCCATCTGCCTGGATGTGTTCACCAACCCGGTCTCCACACCGTGCGGACACAGCTTTTGCCAGGTGTGCATCTGCTCCTACTGGGACAGTAACGGCAACAAGGCCTGCCAGTGTCCCCTCTGCAAGGAGAGCTTCCGCAAGCGCCCCGAGCTGCACATCAACAGGACGCTGAAGGAGATCACCGAGCAGTTCCAGCGCATGGCAGAGGCGGGACTGGATGtagggggaggactgggagggggaggtgtggaaggggggcggggaggggggggggtgctagggTCCGACTCGCGCCCCCCCGTACCCCCGAGACCAGGAGAGATGCCGGTCAGCGTGATCGCTGAGATGAAGAATCGCTTCCAGCGTCCTGCGACGTCACGGACCCCCCCGCCAGTCTCCTACCCTCACCCGTCCACCCcgcaacacacactccctcccccaacctcccctgGCGTGGCCCTGCCGTCACAGAGGAGGTTCACCCTGAGTGGGCCGGCTGACTCAACCCCCGACGTCCCGCTGTGTCCCGCCCACCTGCGCGGGCTGGACTTGTTCTGCAGGACAgaccagacgtgtgtgtgcgccactTGCGTGGAGACGGAGCACCAGAGCCACATGATCCTACCTGCCAAGAGAGAGTGGCAGATCAAGAAA TCCCAGCTGGGCATCACGGAGGTGGAGCTGAGGGACTTgatcactgagagagagaggaaggtggaggagatcaAGACTTGCCTGCAGGACATACAG gtgtgtgcgGAGCGGGAGACGCAGGGCACGGTGCATGTGTTCACCTCCCTGGTGGCCAGCGTGCAGCGGTGCCAGGCGGAGCTGCTGCAGTTGGTGGAGACGGCCAGGAGGGCGGCGCACCACCACGGCCAGGCACTCCTCAGGGAGCTGGAGCAGGACATCTCGGAGCTGAAGAAGAAGAGCAGCGCTCTCACACAGCTGGGACAGACGGACGACTGTGTGCTCTTCCTCAGGGTGGGCGCCCGGTCTCTAAC ACTGACCAGGGATTGGTCTGACGCCAATGTGACTTCTGAGCTCTCCTCGGGATTGGTGCTCCGAACTGTCAATCAAATGGTTGAGCGTTTCCAGGAAGAGCTGAGGAGACTGCCTGAGATCT GCGGCTCTGTAGCACCAGCAGGTTTACAGCCACCAACAGACCAAGCTGTCTCCAGACATAACCCAA aggTGAGGAAGGTGCAGGAATATGCAG CTGACGTGACGTTGGACCTGGCCACGGCCCACCCCCGCCTCCTCATCTCTGAGGACAGGAAGCAGGTGCGCTGCAGTGACCAGTACCAGCCCGTGCAAGACGGGCCGCAGAGATTCAACCGTGTGGTCTGCGTTCTGGGGCAACCCGGCTTCTCCTCCGGACGCCACTACTGGGAG gtggaggtgggagggaagaCGGACTGGGATGTGGGCGTGGCCAGCAGCTCCATCAACAGGAAGGGGAAGATCACGGTGAGCCCTGCCCACGGTTACTGGTTTCTGTCGCTGAGGGACCGGACGGACTACGCCTTCCGCACAGAGCCCTCCACGGCCCTGGGCCTCACCACCAGACCCGGCAAGTTAGGGGTGTTCGTGGAC